The following proteins are co-located in the Phocoena phocoena chromosome 1, mPhoPho1.1, whole genome shotgun sequence genome:
- the RABGGTB gene encoding geranylgeranyl transferase type-2 subunit beta, translating into MGTPQKDVIIKSDAPDTLLVEKHADYIASYGSKKDDYEYCMSEYLRMSGIYWGLTVMDLMGQLHRMNREEILTFIKSCQHECGGISASIGHDPHLLYTLSAVQILTLYDSINVIDVNKVVEYVQSLQKEDGSFAGDIWGEIDTRFSFCAVATLALLGKLDAINVEKAIEFVLSCMNFDGGFGCRPGSESHAGQIYCCTGFLAITSQLHRVNSDLLGWWLCERQLPSGGLNGRPEKLPDVCYSWWVLASLKIIGRLHWIDREKLRSFILACQDEETGGFADRPGDMVDPFHTLFGIAGLSLLGEEQIKPVSPVFCMPEEILRRVNVQPELVS; encoded by the exons ATG GGCACACCGCAGAAGGATGTTATTATCAAGTCAGATGCACCCGACACCCTATTAGTGGAGAAGCATGCAGATTATATAGCATCCTATGGCTCAAAGAAAGATGATTAC GAATACTGTATGTCTGAATATTTGAGAATGAGTGGCATCTATTGGGGTCTGACTGTAATGGATCTCATGGGACAGCTACATCGCATGAATAGAGAAGAGATTCTGACATTTATTAAGTCTTGTCAACACGAGTGTGGTGGAATAAGTGCTAGTATTGGACATGATCCTCATCTTTTGTACACTCTTAGTGCTGTCCAG ATTCTTACTCTCTATGATAGTATTAATGTTATTGATGTAAATAAAGTTGTGGAATATGTTCAGAGTCTACAGAAAGAAGATGGTTCTTTCGCTGGAGATATTTGGG GAGAAATCGACACAAGATTCTCTTTTTGTGCGGTGGCAACCTTGGCTCTATTG GGGAAGCTGGATGCTATTAATGTGGAAAAGGCAATCGAATTTGTTTTATCATGTATGAACTTTGATGGTGGATTTGGTTGCAGGCCAGGTTCTGAATCCCATGCTGGGCAG ATCTATTGTTGCACAGGATTCCTGGCTATTACTAGTCAGTTGCATCGAGTAAATTCTGATTTACTTGGTTGGTGGCTTTGTGAACGACAGCTTCCATCAGGTGGACTCAATGGAAGGCCAGAGAAG TTACCAGATGTGTGCTATTCTTGGTGGGTGTTGGCTTCCCTAAAGATAATTGGAAGGCTTCACTGGATTGACAGAGAGAAACTGCGCAGTTTCATTTTAGCATGTCAAGATGAAGAAACGGGAGGATTTGCGGACAGGCCAGGAGATATG gtaGATCCTTTTCATACTCTatttggaattgctggattgtcaCTTTTGGGAGAAGAACAGATTAAACCTGTTAGCCCTGTTTTTTGCATGCCTGAAGAAATACTTCGGAGAGTGAATGTTCAGCCTGAACTAGTGAGCTAG